CGGTTCGTACGCAGTGCACCGTAAAGTCGATCAGGGAGATCCCGTATTTGTCCGGTTTTTATCACCTGGAAGCCTCCCAGGCGCTTCCGCCTCCGGGAGGGGGGATCTATGCGGAAGATGGAGCCCTTGTAGCGGTTGTGATCCGGGGGGCCGATGGTCAGGGTGCGGGTGTCGTGGTCTCCACCGAGGTCATCGTAAGGGTTGTCGGAATGAGATCCAGCAAAGAGAGTCTCGGGCAATGGTCCTCCGGTCACCCCGCAAGGTGGTCCAAGGGCACTGTTTCCCGATACGTGGAGGCGCAAACGGAGATATGGTCCGGTCGCCATGGCAGGGCTATCGAGCTTCTCGAGCCGGCCCTTGGATCTGCCGGAACCATGGATGGCGCTGTGGCGGCCCTCCTGGGAGAATCTTACCTGGCCATGAACCTGCTGCCCGAGACGATCGTAGCGCTCAAGAGCGCTATTGAAAACGGTGTGGTGACGTGCCGGATATACCAGCATCTGGCCTGGGCTTACATGGAGACAGGTCAATATGACGAGGCAAAAAAGTTCAGCGAAAAGGTGATCACAGAGCAGGGCGAAAAACCCATAGGATACCTTCTTCTCGCCCGCCTCAGCAACCTGCGGGGAGACCACGCAAAGGCTGTTTACGAGGCCCGGCGGGCGCTTAAACGGCAATCCGATTGCCAATGCGCCCATTTTGAGAGGGGTATCGCCTACCTGAGCCAGGGTCGATTCGAATCTGCCATCGAATCGCTCCGTATGGCGACCGCCCTTGACCCCACCGATGCGGACGCGCTTCGATTCCTGGGTTACGCGTACCTGAGAAATGGGAGCCTGTCGGAAGCTTTTGATGCGCTCAGGGCGGCGCTGGAACTGAATCCGGAGATGGCCGATGCCTGGAAGGACCTGGGAGAGGCCTGTTCCAGGGCCAACCGGGGCGAGGAGGCTCTTGAGGCCTATCGACAGGCGATATGCGCCGATCCGGAGGACCAGGGTGCCTACTATCGGCTGGCTTCCGAGTGCATACGGCAGGGACATTACCAAGAGGCCATCCTCATCCTCGACCAGGGACTGGGCAGCTGTGGAGACTCCGCCTGGCTCACCTACCAGCTCGGCAAAGCCTACTGCTGCGCCGGCCAGGTGGCCGAGGCCCGCCATCAGGTGAAACGACTGTCGACCATGAACACCGCACTGGCTGAACAGCTCCACCGGTATATAGAGATTTCCGCCGAGGGTGATGGAGGATGATAAAGCCCAGTCACAGCCACAGTCACAGTCTCAGCAATCCCGAAATCGGTTGCACCCGGCACAGTCCATAAAACGTTTTGAAGCGGGTTGGGTCGCTGTTATACTGATGGCCAGGAACCAGGCGGGGCGGGTCCGGCCGGGTTCCGTTGATGAGGAAGCAGCCGACACAACCCGCGACATTTGAAAGGCAATCTTCCCTACGCTGACGCCCGGCCGATCAAAAGGTCCGGGTGACGGGACCGTTTCCGATGATGAACGCGCTGACCAGAACACGGGTGACCCTTCTTGTGGCGGCCCTTATCATGGCCGTTTCTGCAGGAGATCTGCACGGGAGCCTGGACGGGCCGGGGAGGCTTACCCGCAAGAGGCTCAGTTCGTCGGTGGTCCAGGTGTCCGTGTATGATTGGCGGGGGATCTTTGTCCGCCAGGGATGGGGATTTTTCATCAACAAGGAGGGGGAGGTCGTCACGCCACGGAGCCTGCTGGAAGGCGGTTCCTACGTGGAAGTGACCACGGTCAAAAGGGAAACCTTCATGGTGGACCGGATCCTCGAGGAGGATGTGGAGGGGAACTTCGTGCGCATGGGCCTCGAGTACCCCCCCGAGCGTTTTGCCTACCTGACGAAATCAGCCCCGGTGCCCGATGTCGGCGACAGGATCCTCATTGGGGGTGGCACAGGCTGTGAGCCGGGCGCTTTTCTGGATGGTACCATCGAAGATCTCCGCAAGGTGCCGATGTACGGCTTCCTGATGAAGATCGGTTCCCCGTTTGCCACCGTTGGCAGCCCTGTCTTCAACGAGAGCGGAGTCATCGTCGGGATCGTCATGTTCAGACTGGAAAACGGCGTCAGCGCCGCCTGGGCGGTTCCGGTGGGAAGGATCTCCAAGGTCATGACCGGGGATGTGCGGCCGGTGGACCACCTGGCCTGGGCCGAGCGCCGGCATGGCAGCTGGGAAGACACGACGGTGGGCGGTTACATGACGGGATTTGCCTGTTACTGGACAGGCCAGTACGCGCGTGCCATTCCAGGGCTTCAGAAAGCCACTGCGGATGAGAGGTTCCGAAAAGAGGCCTTCTTCCTCCTGGGGTGCTGTAACGACGCGGTTGGGCATTTCAAGGACTCGGCCGCCGCCTACTCCATGGCGGTCAAGCTCGGGGATTCCTCCCACGAGGCCTACATGAAGCTCGCCCGCGCGCTTCTGGTCGAGGGGGAAAACACCAGGGCTCTCGACGCGGTCTGGGCGGCCGTGAGGTCGCAGCCGAACAGCTACGATGCCTACACTCTTCTGGGGGAGGTCAACAATACCCTGGGATTTTACAGGGACGCCCTGGCCGGGGTATACGTGGCCATCAAGATTGACCCCCGAAGGGCGGAAGCCTGGCATCAGCAGGGCATATCTTTCCGCGGGCAGCAGAGTTATCCGGAGGCCATTTCAGCCCTTAAAAAGGCCATCGAACTTGATCCCGAACTCAAGCGCGCCTATTGGGACCTGGCCTTCACGTACTATCGGAGCGGGGACAAACGCTCAGCGGCCGACATATGTTCCGCCCTGGAAAAGATGGACCCGGAACTTTCCCGGCAGCTCATGAGCGAGGTCAACCCCTGATCCGGTTCATCCGGTCTCACCACGGATCCAGCCCTGTTCCGACGTCGAGGACCTCTTCCGGAAATGCCGGACGTCCCCAATGGCGGTCATTTACTGCATCATCTGACCTTTCTGAATGACACCTTTATCCGGCAACCTTTCTACAGCGGCGATCCTTTCCATTGCAACGGCCCTGGCCATGGACGCTTTCGCTGTGTCCCTTTCCTGCGGTCTGATCACGCGGAGAGCGGCGACCCCCCGCATCCTTCGCATGCCCCTGGCTTTCGGCTTGTTCCAGGCGGGAATGCTGGCCATCGGGTGGTCCATGATCACCGGGATTCAGGCAGCCATCGCCGCGGTGGATCACTGGGTGGCTTTTGCCCTCCTGCTCGCGGTGGGCGGGCACATGGGAGTCAGCGCATTCAGGGGCGAGGTGAAGGGCGAGCGTGACCCCCTGCAGCTCACGGTCCTTTTCGTTCTCGCCCTCGCAACGAGCATCGACGCCTTCGCCGTCGGTATGAGCCTGTCCATCGTGCAGGTCCCTGTCTTCACACCGGCCCTTGTAACAGGGGTTGTGACCTTTACACTTTCGTCTGTTGCGGTATACATTGGAAACCGCACGGGTCCCCTGCTGGGAAGGAGCGCCGAGGCGGCAGGCGGGCTCGTACTCATTGCCATCGGAGTCAGGATACTCATGGACCACATCGGTTAGCGGCCGCCGCCCGGGCAAAACGGAACGCCGTCGGAAAGGAGACAGCCCTTGAAAAACTTCGTTCTCGACACCAACGTCATCCTCTACTCCCCCAACTGCCTCGAAACCTTCCAGGAGAACAACGTCATTATCCCTTCGATGGTCCTCGAGGAACTCGACAATTTCAAGAGGCACTACGATCCGAGGGGGTTCGCGGCACGCCAGTTTTCCAGGCAGCTCGACGATCTGCGCCAGCGGGGCGACCTTCTCAAGGGGGTAGAGACCGACGCCGGCGGCAAGCTTTTCGTCCGTTTCTACGACGAGGATGTCCATCTGCCCCGGGAGATGCAGGTCACCAGCGCCAAGACCGCTTCGGACAACATGATCCTGAACGTGGCCCTGAGTGTCCAAAAGGAGTCCAATCTTCCCACCATTGTGGTGAGCAAGGACATCAACGTACGGATCAAGGCCAACATCCTCGGAGTGGAGTCCGAGGACTACTACCACAACAAAACCATCTCCAGCGTGGAAGAGGACACCCTGTTCGTCCTGGTGCCCTCTGACTTCATCGACCGGCTTTACCAGGAAAAGGTCCTCCCGGTAGCCGGGTACAGGAGCGACAGTACCGAGCTTTCCCCTTATTCAAATGACTATCTGCTGCTCAAGAACGAGACCGACCTGAACCAGAGCGCCCTGGTCCAGTTCCGGAAAAACGAACGGGGTGACGGGAATTTTCACCTGCTGGAGAAGATGGACGATGTGTTCGGGATCCGTCCCCGCAACCACAAGCAGCGTTTCCTCATGGACGCCATCCTCACGGAAAACACGGACCTCGTTTTCGCCATGGGCATCGCCGGCAGCGGCAAGACCCTGGTGTCCCTCGCCTGTGCCCTTGAGATGGTCCTCGAGGAGCGGTTCAAGCGCCTGATCATCGCCAGGCCCATCATCCCCATGGGGCCGGACCCGGGGGCACTGCCCGGCACGGAGTACGAGAAGGTGCGCCCCTGGCTTCAGCCTATCTACGATAATCTGGAGTTCCTGGTTGACAACCTGGCCAACGGAGGGGGGCACGGCAAGGGGAAAGACCTTACCCATGGAGCCCGGGACATCACCCTCCAGTATCTGTTCGACGCCAAGCTCATCGATGTCCAGACCCTGGCCTACATCCGTGGCCGCAGCGTTTCCAACGGGATCTTCATGATCGACGAAGCCCAGAACCTGACCCCCCACGAAGTCAAGACCATCATTACCCGGGCGGGCGAGAACACCAAGATCATCATGACCGGCGACATCTACCAGATCGACAGCCCTTACATGACCTCGGCGGACAACGGCCTTGCCGTTGCCTCGGAAAAGTTCAGGCTTTCCGATGTGGACATTTCGGCCAGCATATTCCTGGACAAGGGAGAGAGGAGCCGTCTGGCCACCATGGCCGCCAATATCCTGTAAAAGCCACCGGCTTTGCCCAGGAAGAGAGGCCGGTCAGTTATCAGGCGGTATCTGCAACAGATCCTGGTTTTTTGCCTCGCCCTTTTGGCCGGGTTGCCCGGTCCGGTTGCCTGCGATGAGAGGACAGGCATGGAGGAGAACCTCGAGAAATGGGGTGAGCTGGCACCCATACGGGACAGGACCGGGTATCGCTGGCTCCCATCTTCGCCTACGAACCAACTTTCGGGACCGTGTGGGGAGGGGCTTTTTTCTCGACCGGCCGACGGATCCGAGGTTATGGATGTTCGCCCGGCTCGCCTTTTCCACCGGCGGAGAGTACAGCACCAAGTTCAACCTCAAGCGGTGGATGGGCGAAGGCGTTTTCTTTGACCTGGACATCGAGCTGGACGACTTTGCGCGTCCCTATTACGGGGAGGGGATGGACACGGATGCTTCGGAGAGCATTTTTATTGAGGGGGCGGTGACCAGGGTTCAGTACTTTCTGAAGTGCATGAAGAACGGGAAGGTTGTTTTTGGCCCCTTCCTGGACTACCGGGGCGCCGAATTCGAGGGCACCGACGGGACCGATATCGCCCCCCCCTGAATACGAAGAACGCTTCCTTGGATTCGGTCTGTGCATGTACTACGACGGCCGGAACAATCAACTGAACCCGACAAGGGGCGTTTACGACACCCTTACTTTAAAGATCGTGCCCGACTGCCTGACCACCTATGACGGGAGCAGGACCTTTTCCCAGGCTGAGGTAGACCACCGGATCTTCACATCCCCTGTTTCCGGCCTCGTTCTGGCAGGCCGGCTGGCCCTGGCAGGCAGTTGGGGACGACCCAGCTACCAGCACCGCTACAGCCTCGGGGGGCCCTACGCGCTGAGAGGCTACTACACGAACCGCTTCCGGGGGGACAGCTATTATGTCCTCCAGGGAGAGGCGAGGAAGAAGCTGTTCTGGATCTTCAGTGGAGCCCTGTTTGCCGAAGCGGGAGCGGTCACCGAGGACCGATTCGGAGGGCCCGAGGTCTCTGCCGGGGCCGGCCTGCGCATGACCCTGCCCCCCGATCACATCGCCAAGGCCCGCCTGGACTTTGCCTGGGCCGAGGACCAGCCGCTGTTTACTTCCTGTTCGGGGAAACGTTCTGATTCCCCGGTTAAACAGGCGCCTCTTTTCTCCTGACCCCAGACCCTCAAGACCAGATCGTGCTATTAAATGCCCCCATTCCCCCATGCACTTTGCCGGCCTTTCCTCCGGCCGTCTTTTTTCTTGAAACAAGCTCGGCAAGGGAGTAAATTTCCAATCTTCCTACCGAGGTGGGGACTCTTTCCCTCCTCTTTGTGTTAGGTCGGCGTCCGCCGGCCGGAGGTTATTCCGTTGGCTTTGGAGATTCAACAGGTATGAAAAGCCGTGGTCGTGGTGCGAAAGAGACGGCCTGGATCTGCCGTGGAGGGATCATGTCCTGGGCTGCTCAAGGCGCAGGGTTCTCAAGAGGCGGCGGGACGGTTCGTGCTGCCTGCTGGGGGAGAAGGGTGTGTCCTGGATCTTGAAACCCGCCCCCTGGTGTGCAGATTGTACCCCTACGAATACATGCCCGAGGGTATCCAGGGCCTTTATCACGCCTGCCCTGCCTCGAAGGACCCTTTCCCTGACAAAGCTCTGGAGCAGATGGGGATGAGATCTGACAGGGTGAGTATCTGGCACCGGACCCTCTACGAAGAGCTTTCCAGGACTCGACGTTCCCGACGGAGCACCGGGTAGTATTTTTCAAGGCTCGTGGGCACACCGAAGATCCGCATCTTCACGATGGCGTAACGGCCTGAACTGGAAGAGTCGGGTAATATATTCCCGAGGGG
This bacterium DNA region includes the following protein-coding sequences:
- a CDS encoding tetratricopeptide repeat protein, whose product is MFAALIAAIVPVWLCLSSITARAEPLPAHSPFHFSSINNSNGTLTTGQGCIVSTRGISIVPVSMLEEADHATVVLPGGKAIPIEEVEAVDEASGLARIRLGRAAPGSAGKLSVKPAPAEGQGITVITVGSDGSTVRTQCTVKSIREIPYLSGFYHLEASQALPPPGGGIYAEDGALVAVVIRGADGQGAGVVVSTEVIVRVVGMRSSKESLGQWSSGHPARWSKGTVSRYVEAQTEIWSGRHGRAIELLEPALGSAGTMDGAVAALLGESYLAMNLLPETIVALKSAIENGVVTCRIYQHLAWAYMETGQYDEAKKFSEKVITEQGEKPIGYLLLARLSNLRGDHAKAVYEARRALKRQSDCQCAHFERGIAYLSQGRFESAIESLRMATALDPTDADALRFLGYAYLRNGSLSEAFDALRAALELNPEMADAWKDLGEACSRANRGEEALEAYRQAICADPEDQGAYYRLASECIRQGHYQEAILILDQGLGSCGDSAWLTYQLGKAYCCAGQVAEARHQVKRLSTMNTALAEQLHRYIEISAEGDGG
- a CDS encoding tetratricopeptide repeat protein, whose product is MMNALTRTRVTLLVAALIMAVSAGDLHGSLDGPGRLTRKRLSSSVVQVSVYDWRGIFVRQGWGFFINKEGEVVTPRSLLEGGSYVEVTTVKRETFMVDRILEEDVEGNFVRMGLEYPPERFAYLTKSAPVPDVGDRILIGGGTGCEPGAFLDGTIEDLRKVPMYGFLMKIGSPFATVGSPVFNESGVIVGIVMFRLENGVSAAWAVPVGRISKVMTGDVRPVDHLAWAERRHGSWEDTTVGGYMTGFACYWTGQYARAIPGLQKATADERFRKEAFFLLGCCNDAVGHFKDSAAAYSMAVKLGDSSHEAYMKLARALLVEGENTRALDAVWAAVRSQPNSYDAYTLLGEVNNTLGFYRDALAGVYVAIKIDPRRAEAWHQQGISFRGQQSYPEAISALKKAIELDPELKRAYWDLAFTYYRSGDKRSAADICSALEKMDPELSRQLMSEVNP
- a CDS encoding manganese efflux pump MntP family protein — protein: MTPLSGNLSTAAILSIATALAMDAFAVSLSCGLITRRAATPRILRMPLAFGLFQAGMLAIGWSMITGIQAAIAAVDHWVAFALLLAVGGHMGVSAFRGEVKGERDPLQLTVLFVLALATSIDAFAVGMSLSIVQVPVFTPALVTGVVTFTLSSVAVYIGNRTGPLLGRSAEAAGGLVLIAIGVRILMDHIG
- a CDS encoding PhoH family protein, which produces MKNFVLDTNVILYSPNCLETFQENNVIIPSMVLEELDNFKRHYDPRGFAARQFSRQLDDLRQRGDLLKGVETDAGGKLFVRFYDEDVHLPREMQVTSAKTASDNMILNVALSVQKESNLPTIVVSKDINVRIKANILGVESEDYYHNKTISSVEEDTLFVLVPSDFIDRLYQEKVLPVAGYRSDSTELSPYSNDYLLLKNETDLNQSALVQFRKNERGDGNFHLLEKMDDVFGIRPRNHKQRFLMDAILTENTDLVFAMGIAGSGKTLVSLACALEMVLEERFKRLIIARPIIPMGPDPGALPGTEYEKVRPWLQPIYDNLEFLVDNLANGGGHGKGKDLTHGARDITLQYLFDAKLIDVQTLAYIRGRSVSNGIFMIDEAQNLTPHEVKTIITRAGENTKIIMTGDIYQIDSPYMTSADNGLAVASEKFRLSDVDISASIFLDKGERSRLATMAANIL
- a CDS encoding BamA/TamA family outer membrane protein produces the protein MYYDGRNNQLNPTRGVYDTLTLKIVPDCLTTYDGSRTFSQAEVDHRIFTSPVSGLVLAGRLALAGSWGRPSYQHRYSLGGPYALRGYYTNRFRGDSYYVLQGEARKKLFWIFSGALFAEAGAVTEDRFGGPEVSAGAGLRMTLPPDHIAKARLDFAWAEDQPLFTSCSGKRSDSPVKQAPLFS